In one Camelus dromedarius isolate mCamDro1 chromosome 31, mCamDro1.pat, whole genome shotgun sequence genomic region, the following are encoded:
- the TBX5 gene encoding T-box transcription factor TBX5, producing the protein MDGEQDPERSQGPGLTMADADEGFGLAHTPLQPDSKDLPCDSKPESTLGAPSKSPSSPQAAFTQQGMEGIKVFLHERELWLKFHEVGTEMIITKAGRRMFPSYKVKVTGLNPKTKYILLMDIVPADDHRYKFADNKWSVTGKAEPAMPGRLYVHPDSPATGAHWMRQLVSFQKLKLTNNHLDPFGHIILNSMHKYQPRLHIVKADENNGFGSKNTAFCTHVFPETAFIAVTSYQNHKITQLKIENNPFAKGFRGSDDMELHRMSRMQSKEYPVVPRSTVRQKVASNHSPFSSEPRALSTSSNLGSQYQCENGVSGPSQDLLPPPNPYPLPQEHGQIYHCTKRKDEECSTTEHPYKKPYMETSPSEEDPFYRAGYPPQQGLGASYRTESAQRQACMYASSAPPSEPVPSLEDISCNTWPSMPSYSSCTVTTVQPMDRLPYQHFSAHFTSGPLVPRLAGMANHGSPQLGEGMFQHQTSVAHQPVVRQCGPQTGLQSPGSLQASEFLYSHGVPRTLSPHQYHSAVHGVGMVPEWNENT; encoded by the exons atggaTGGAG AGCAGGACCCCGAGCGGTCGCAGGGCCCCGGGCTCACCATGGCCGACGCAGATGAGGGCTTTGGCCTGGCACACACACCCCTGCAACCAGACTCGAAGGATCTGCCCTGTGACTCAAAACCTGAGAGCACGCTAGGGGCCCCGAGCAAGTCCCCTTCGTCCCCACAGGCTGCCTTCACCCAGCAG GGCATGGAAGGGATCAAGGTGTTTCTCCATGAAAGAGAACTGTGGCTGAAATTCCATGAAGTGGGCACGGAAATGATCATAACCAAGGCTGGCAG GCGGATGTTTCCCAGTTACAAAGTGAAGGTGACCGGCCTTAATCCCAAAACGAAGTACATTCTCCTCATGGACATCGTTCCCGCCGATGACCACAGATACAAGTTCGCGGATAATAAATG GTCTGTGACGGGCAAAGCGGAGCCCGCCATGCCGGGCCGCCTCTACGTGCACCCAGACTCACCGGCCACCGGGGCGCATTGGATGCGGCAGCTCGTCTCCTTCCAGAAGCTCAAGCTCACCAACAACCACCTGGACCCTTTTGGGCAT ATTATTCTAAATTCCATGCACAAATACCAGCCCAGATTACACATCGTGAAAGCTGACGAAAATAATGGATTTGGCTCAAAAAATACCGCGTTCTGTACCCACGTCTTTCCTGAGACAGCGTTTATTGCGGTGACTTCCTACCAGAACCACAAG atCACCCAGTTAAAGATTGAGAATAACCCCTTCGCCAAAGGATTCCGGGGCAGCGATGACATGGAGCTGCACAGAATGTCTAGAATGCAGAG TAAAGAATATCCCGTGGTTCCCAGGAGCACAGTGAGACAGAAAGTGGCTTCCAACCACAGTCCTTTCAGCAGTGAGCCTCGAGCTCTCTCCACCTCATCCAACTTGGGGTCCCAGTACCAGTGTGAGAATGGTGTGTCCGGCCCCTCCCAggacctcctgcccccacccaaccCGTACCCGCTGCCCCAGGAGCACGGCCAAATTTACCATTGCACCAAGAGGAAAG ATGAAGAATGTTCCACCACAGAGCACCCCTACAAGAAGCCCTACATGGAGACGTCGCCCAGCGAAGAGGACCCCTTCTACCGCGCCGGCTACCCCCcgcagcagggcctgggggcctCCTACAGGACAGAGTCAGCCCAGAGGCAGGCCTGCATGTACGCCAGCTCGGCGCCGCCCAGCGAGCCGGTGCCCAGCCTGGAGGACATTAGCTGCAACACCTGGCCCAGCATGCCTTCCTACAGCAGCTGCACCGTCACCACCGTGCAGCCCATGGACCGGCTCCCCTACCAGCACTTCTCTGCTCACTTCACCTCGGGGCCCCTGGTCCCCCGGCTGGCCGGCATGGCCAACCACGGCTCCCCGCAGCTCGGGGAGGGGATGTTCCAGCACCAGACCTCCGTGGCCCACCAGCCTGTGGTCAGGCAGTGTGGGCCTCAGACTGGCCTCCAGTCCCCGGGCAGCCTTCAGGCCTCAGAATTCCTGTACTCTCACGGCGTGCCAAGGACCCTGTCCCCGCATCAGTACCACTCCGCCGTGCACGGGGTCGGCATGGTTCCAGAGTGGAACGAGAACACCTAA